TGAGACTTTGTTCAGGTTGTCGAACTCTAATTTGTAGCAGCCAGATTTCACCACCTGAGTTGAATGACTCAATGAATTTAGAAATCAGCTCATAACAAAACCTTGTTGAGATTCTCCAAAGCTTGTTGACATCATCGGAGAGTTGCTCCGGCTCCTTCTGTAAGATGAAAAGTGCCAGTTTCTccagagtcattttctcatagacttctatacaaccagaggagtcgccccctgatggacaggagagagaatgcaggtttaacacATGAAGATTTGACTTCACTCGTCAGAACCAGAGGCTCTGAACTCAGATCTGTCTAACTAGGCAGAGCTTATCAAATATGAATCTTCTTTTATGGAATTATCTATTTCTCACCTTAAATATTTTCAGAACCATATTTTAGTTACTGTTAAGCTGTAACATGGCCGCCATGTTGAAAGCAGTTGAGCCAAAAAGAAGCACCCCCCCACCAACAGAAgcacatttttcttattttacaccTGAACAGTGACTAAAATGTAATCCTAAAAACATTTGAGGTTAGAAAAAAATTATGCAGCAACATAATCTATATTCATGTTTGATCAGAACTGCCCCggtttgacagtttgatctgAAATttagtgattgacagctgggtTAATAGAATCCTCTGCGCTGATTAGTTGTTTTCCTTTAGCTGTAAATCTTTTCcacaaacatatgatgatcttatggaatatgatgcattgctgtacaTTAATCAAGCCAACAGAAgagttaaaatgcaacatacacattaatgcagcagtacgGGTTGCTTTCATTTAGCATTTGTAGCTAAACCTACGAAAATACATGCGCTGTAATTCATAGATATCGCACAAAATCTATTTGTATGTTATCCAATTAATCATGAAACAGGACGTGTAAAGACCgcaaaaaacccacacagagcaggagggaggggaggttgACAGGTCAAATAATAAACAGTGTTTCCTGCAGGAAACCGCTGTTTGTCCCtcgtgtgaaacgagaagtctaCATTGATTTATCCGTCACTTAACTTCTGTATTTCAGTAACGACTCTTCagaagttattttaacccaaacaacgacCTTTTCCTGAACCTTACTAAGTAGTTCTGTAGCCTAAAAagattttgaaaagactgtttgcatgtaacaagcgtaaATTAACACGTGTTGTTGGACTTGCATGAAAAAACGCATGGAAAATATGGagttttttgtaagatatcatacaaaccgtcGCATCAGGATATTTTGATcagaaacatcatatataatTGAAATACActggaacattttactgcactgtcaatacttttactttaagtactttCATTAGGTTTGTATGCAGCACTTTCCCTTAGTggattagtacttttactgcagtaatgGATCTGAGTGCATGTTTAAGAGCATTTTGATCGACTGGCAACAACAGTGACGAGGTTCAGTGAAAAGATGaactgtctgtgtctttgtgcactatttttatttttttggacaattatgttattttttcgacataatattacataaaaacatacacttCACATTGCACATGAAGGCACactttaacaaaacacatttacatacattacatgGGATCTAATGGCAGTAATGCTTGTTTTGCTGTTGTACTTGCTGACACAGTATTTCAATTACAACTTTGTGGATAAAAAGAGATGataagaagataataaaaatgaatagtaGTTCACTACAAAGCCGTAGAGAAATATTCTTTCCCCAGAAATTTCATGAATGAGCCCAAAATCTTAACAAAAGTGTTGTATTTCCCTTTTACTGTACATAAACACAATGCAACAATCCATCAAGTGGACTTTTCTTGCTTGGTCTATTCATAGATTTCCATGACAGAGCCTCTTTTTGTCTtgttactaaaaaaaaatcataatctcAGTAAGTGTGAGCATAAAACCAGCCAGTGTGGCCGATAAATCCCCAAATACAACAGCTTGCAAGTCTCATCTGCAGCgacttctgcttcttcttcttctacttcagTGGAGAAGTAAATAAGAACCGGGTGTGTCATGAATCACACtcaagaggaggaggggggagggctGCAAATTGTGGCAGAGTTACAGGAAGTACTGAGCAGccggaggaggagctgagggctgcagtttcatttttaacacacaaacacacaccagaagTACCTGAGACAAGAAGCTTTTCATTGCAGGTAAATaatctttatgtttttcaaaTCATCTGTAGAGTAAACATCTCTGCTGACTGctctttatgtgtctctttatTGTCAGAGGAGTGGCAGCTTTGATTTTTCTCATGCAAATCaatgtacagagagagagagagagagagagagagagagagagagagagagagaacaaaagaaCAAGTATAAAcctattaaacaaataaatagaaatgttctgtttttgagTCTGAGCAGCTGAGGATTTGCAAGCAAACAAGAAATCAATAGAAACTGTCTGTGGAGCCGCGGAACAGTTATTATAGATGGGTGTTTTTAGAGAgcaatactttttattttaatcaagcAGCTTACTTCAAACAGAtaaatcatatcatatcatatttttatctcaagttacagttacaacatgttctGACACCTGAAGCTGCCGAGATTTATTACCATGTGAATGACCAAAAGAAACCCTGAGGCACTAAAACCTAATCTTTAAAGATCATTCTTTCTGTTTCCCCTCTGTTAAATCAAAGGTTTCACTTCATGTTGTAGAGATCATTTTCTTTGACAAAGGGTTGTGTGCAGTGGTGGAATAGAACAAGTATGTACATtaactcaagtaaagtaccaACCTAAGTACATGTTCTGCTATTTTCTACTTCTCCTCCACCAATTTTCAGAAgtaaatagttttctttttactttacatctcagaggtaaatattgttaATTTTAAGGTAAAACCTCATacctccagatgtgttgatgttgaatgtttgtgatgaactgaaggatgaagtgtttcctttatgtgttgagaaaatcctcctacttcttcagataaataaactctttaaaaagcctcttggatcagctggaaaatgcatcgtcacaaagctgaaaacaggctgtttgttctttttagagatacgaggttctcacaggacagcgattaaaacatgatgatcttatagaacatgatgcattgctgtagattaaactagacAACAGGATATAGAGGAGTTACAGtgaaacatacacattaatgcagcaggattattaatccagaaacatcagataGAATAGTAAAACGCTGACAGCCTCCCTGATTGGATTTTGGAGTGACGTTCCCTCTGGGAAATCTTCTCTGCACATAACATCAGCTCAGCTCACCTGAATGCCAATAAATTCCCTGTGATTAAATTCATGTCAGCCCAGGTCAATACAGAGCTAGTTGCCGGTAATTACAGTGAACCTGTTATGTTGTGAAACCTGTCCTTCAATCTGAGAATCGGCTGTTTGATTCCGAATGTCCTCGTCAATGTGTTcatgggcaagacacttaaccgcCAAATTTCTCCCCTAGGCGGTGTCATCGGTGTGTGATGGGTGTTTATGTTAGTTTGTTCTGATGGGGTTAAATCGCTTTGAGTGTTCAGAGGTCTAGAAAAGCgctgtacaagtacaagtccatttaccaacTTAAACTAgaattgattttctttcagcTCTGATTTATTCCATTTTCATTCTCTCCAGCTCAACATGGACTTCATTGATCCCATCCTGTCCATTGCCTCAGAGATCTACTCCCTGGTTGAGAAGGTGAAGGCCAATAAGAAGCGCAGCGAGCGCGTTTGTGGGCGAGTCAAAGCCCTGGACACGCTGGTGAGGTCCATCAAAAAGAGGGAGCGAGGACAAACCTCTGCCGACGTGGAAACGGCCCTGAAGGAACTCTCCTTCACTCTGAAATCGGCGCAGGAGCTCGTCACGAAATACACTGTGGAGACCTGGGTGAAGCGCCTCCTGAAGGCCGGCAGCCATGAGGACGAGTTCAACAGTGTGAACGAACGCCTCAATGACGCCTTCCAGGTCCTGTCTGGAGCTCTGCAGGTGGAGCAGAGCAACGTGCTGCGCCAGGTGTTTGAGCTGAATGAAGACGAGGCGGACAGGAGGGAGGACGACGCCGATCTGCAGAAACGTGAGCGAAACTGACGTTGACTTGTAGAGTTTGTTGTGTGAAGGTGATCAGAATCAGCTGAGCTTGAATTTGATCTCGTAGTTTTAATCTTTAAACGTCTTATAAATCTTATAAATCAGCTTTTCAGATGgtttcaaaatgcaaaaactgTGGTATGGCTTAAGTTCCCTTTCCAATGCGGGACCTTTTTTTTCAGAACTCTTGAATCTATTTAAACACTTGTTTGCATCCTGCATGCGTTCACCTCATCGGACAACTGGAAGCAGTTGTATGATACCTCTTATGGCTGTATGAGGGTTAAAAATACTGTGCAATGAAAATGCAGCACTTTATCCACTACATTTGGGTTTCAATCACCTTAAATGACGGCTGACCTGAGGTGTTTATGTTGGTTTGGTTTTCAGGCTCTTTTGTATTACGAAAAAGCCAGATGAGAGAAATGTTACTAATAGGCTAAACTATTAGAGCGATTAAGAGATGGTCTGCTgttgcatgaaagcatggtggaaatAGCAAGCTAGCTAGTGGACAGTTAGCTATTTAGCCAGCTCGCTCATTCCCCCATGCTTCCACCATGACAACTGCAATGGCTTCCTTCCTAAACATGCCCTACAAGGTTTCGCTAACGTTACATAGATTCAGGTTAATCACGGTTTGTTACACAGCGATCGTCCAGTAGAGAATTAAGTTGTTAAGTTTACTAATTTAGTGGCTGGCTAGTTAGCATTCTAACTGGCTAATTCCACAAtactttcatgctacactggtttTAGAACATGAGGTGGCCAGCGGCAGAACTGCGTCCAAACGTACTTCAGCTCCCGAATGCTCTCCTCGGCAAAGCAGTCAGCAAATGTGGTCCCATGATGATAACTTTCTCCAGTAACAGTAGAGAAGCTCTTTTTTCAGccattaaaagaaacaaaccaacaaaactTGCTCACCAGGGTTAACTAATGGTAACTAACAGGATTcagtgtctgttttgttttggttcatcACTGTTTGTTTGCCCCTCAGAGCTCCTGGAATTCTtggagaagcagcaggaggaaacaAATGCCATGCAGAGAGAAATGGAATTCATCAAAATCAACGTGGAAAAGCTCGTTGCAAACTGTGAGTTCACGAAAACCACTTCAACATACACTACGAATACATTCATCATGTGGACACAACCACAACTCCGCAGGAatgttaagtttaggcaacaaaaccaacagtaaggtttaggcaacagaaacATCTACAATAAAACTACAACATGGTCTTCTGGTTCAAAGTcttgtttgttggacccattgACATCACCTCTCGCCCACCAGTATTTTTGGACATAATGAACTACTTCACTTGCTGTGACTGTTGCTTCGTCACATGGATGAATAAAGTTCCTAAGTAACTTTCCTGAGCGGCACGAAGAAAACGACATTCTATGTCCCTGTACGATACTTTGCTGGAAAGGTTGATGATGTGTCAGTGTTCACATCTTGTTTATTTCCTAACCCCCAAGTGGACAAAAAAACCACCAGTTGTTGTGGCTTTAATGAACATAGTCTGATAACTGTAAGTGGGAAGCATATGataaaatcaaacacaaactaacttgtgaacatgtgttttcacagtgaATAAGCCCAGCATCACTGATGAAGACATCCGGATGATCAAACCAAATGAGCTGAACTACGAATATCCCAAAGAGCccttcatgaaaacacaaacctCAGAGGTCTACAAAGGAGAATACCGCAGATTCCCGGTGGCCATCAAGAGATACACTGAGCCTATGAACACCAGCCCCAGGTCTGTGACACATTTCAGGACAATACTCAATCAAAATACAGGAAAATACTCCCTTTTTCATTGGAGAGTAATACTAATgtgattttacttttaattttttggCTGCATAAAGTTTAAAATCTGGATTTGCAGACAATCAGAGGACcagattatttgtttttctggagGCTTTAATTCGTATGTAGactgaaataaaagacaaactgGAAGAACGACCCTTTCTCTGTTGCTcttcctgaggtttcttccttttttttgcagttctgATTTTAAGACACATTGGGCTTTTAGTTAACATGGAGCCCCATAATTATCACTTCACTTCTCTCAAACCAATGTCACTTTCAAGGCAGCTGCACGGATAAAACAGACGCATTGACTGGATTGATGGGATTTGAATAAGATCTGAAGAAATCATATGctgtaaaaccacaaatgtaaCTTTGGATATATTGACTTCAGATCTGCAGATTTGTATGTCAGTGACTGCTCAGTCTTCATATTCATACACATGCTTGTGTATGGATGTACATACTGTAACTGTCAAATATTCACTGTCAGTATTCTCTCCAGCGAGGTGCGGAAAGTTTTCAATAAGGAGGTTGAAACCATGAGGCGCTTTGAGTCGCCCAACATCCTGCGAATGTTTGGCATCTGTGTCCAGGATGAGGACGGTGAGTGAACTGTAGAACATAAAGGACATCAGAGGGAATCGGGCacattgcacatttaaaattacatgtatttgatgtgttttaattacctttttttagGGCCCAACCCTCAGTTCCTCATCATCATGGAGTACTGTGAGAAGGGAAGCCTCCGTCAGGTCCTGGACTCAGAAGGTAGCAGTCTGTCCTGGCCCACGAAGGCTCGTATGTGTCGGGACGCAGCGCGAGGACTCTACCGGTCAGTCTTCTACAATCATTAATTATATGTCTGGTTCATTTAAATGACCTATGAgtaaattatgaaaacaaagacatttatttgtgcaggcaggattaaaaaaaagataacttaCATTTTGGCTGTAACATTGAAAAAGAATCACTATTGTGCATGCTGTAGAGGAATAAGCACTTTAGGCAGTAGtgaaagtagcaataccacagtttAGAAATACTCTCTTCCAAGTCAAatagagctgcaacgattagccatttgacagaaaaaaaatcaccaactactgctttaaattaattaataatttaactaagtaaaagctgtttttccGCCGCTATAACTCAAACTAAATATGGAGATCTCCTGCTTTTGATTTATAGTATATTCAACTGAATATGTTTGGTTTTTGGACTTTGAGAAACTGGCTATTTTCGACgttttatagaccaaatgatGAATCAATTATTCTAGAAAATAATTCTGCATTCAAAAATCGGACTTCCATAAAAGAACAGAATTGTTAGCATTTAAATAAGCTTAAATTACTAAAAAGAtcatttcaaattcaaaaaatatataaattctgATGTTTCAAGTgccactaatacacacacattttccttgATAATAATGTAATTATGACCGCTGGTGGAAGaagttttcaaatattttacttaagtaaaaaaaaacaataccacagtgttgaaattaatttgaaaaagttgcaaaagtattagcatcagaATATAGTGGATATACAGAATCAACTTGATTATAATTGTTAATCCATTTGGGTTCATCACTTTAATATCACAGCTGATCAAAATGAGCTAATTCTTATTAGTTTTTATGTTGCTTGGTGGcttaaatcataataatacatcatcatttgttatttttttgtggtagaaatcagaatctgcaaagtaactaaagctatttaaaaagcacattatATCCAcgtgaaatgtagtggagtagaaatataatgcagcataaaattgaaatactaaagtaaaatGCAAGTACCTCAAATTGTACTTGAGTACCAGTACTTAGGTAAATACACTTTGTTTGCATGTGCAATACAAATTTTAGATCTGGACGATAAAGGTAACATTTGAACTTAAATtctgtttgatttattgtttatgcTAGAAGGTACCATCATGATCATAATCACTGTTTTCTCTCAGACTGCACCATACTGAAGAAAAATCAAAGGTTCACGGCTGCATCAACAGCAACAAGTTCCTGGTGGCTGAAGGCAACACAGTCAAGGTACTGAAGctagtgcatgctgggatagctCACAGCCCACTGGTTGGCCGTATTTAAGGCATTGTGGGGATTCAATGaagtgtacagaatgaacaacataacagagttacaacacattcaatgtatatgacataaatgattcatataatcacagtagtaagcagagtaactaaggaaaaaattaagactacttataataaaagcagcaatgactatagtagaattaaaataatgatataaggaatagtaatagtaatgtgactaataataataatcgaagtagcagtgggtgtcagccggcacgaggcacgaccacggtccaggtaccacaacgatttgtggaaacctgcgaggcgagaaagcaaaaagggcttcagggtggaagcaaagccaatgTGCGTAATGGttcagggaatagtaatagtaatgtgaccaataataataatggtattagcagtgggtgtcagcagggacatagcaggaggcacgaccacagtccaggtacagccacgatttatggaaacctgcgaggcgagaaagcacaaagactccagggtagaagcaaagccaataagcgaagttgttgttgctgttgttgttgtttttagctgGGAGGCTTTGAGCTCGCAAAGACTGAGACGTCGCTGAGAAAGCCAACGAAGGACAAAGAGATCAGGTCTCTGTGCTACTCGTCTCCAGAGATGCTCCACGACATCAACCACGTCTACAGCACAGCGTGTGAGATCTACAGGTCAGATAACAACCAGGAGTCACTCTGGACAGCTGCTCATATTATTGAACATCATTTAAAGAGCCATGCCTACAATGCATGGCTCTTTAAATTATGTTCAATAATGTGGGGACTACTTTCTGTTAAATCACCTTTTATTAAGGGTTTATGAGTTGTTAACAGCAgctttatttatagttttaggATTGTTACTGACAGCTTTATTAAGGGTTGATGAGTCGTTATTAACAGCTTTATTAAGGGTTTATGAGTTGTTGATAGCggctttattaatatttttaggATTGTTACTAGCAGCTTTATTCAGGTTTGTTGGTTGTTATTAACAGCTTTATTAGGGGGTTTATGATTTGTTACTGGCAGCTTTAATAAAGATTAATTAGTTGTTAATAACAGctttattaatgatttattagCTGTTACTAACAGCTTTAATAAAGGTGTATGATTTGTTAGAAACAGCTTTATTAAGGATTAATTAGTTGTTACTAACAGCTTTATTAATGATTTGTTGGTTGTTACTAACAGCTTTAATAAGGGTGTATGATTTGTTAGAAACAGCTTTATTAAAAGACTTATTAATGGTTTGAGTCGTTACTAACAGCTTTATTAAGGATTAATTAGTTGTTACGAACAGCTTTATTAATGATTAGTTGGTTGTTATTAACAGCTTTATTAAGGGTTTATGATTTGTTACTTGCGTCTTAATTAAAGATTAATAAGTTGTCACTCGCAGCTTTATTAAAGATTTGTTGGTTGTTACTAACAGCTTTAATAAGGGTTTATGAGTTGTTAATAGCAGTTTTATTAATAGTTTTAGGATTGTTACTAGCAGATTTATTAAGGGTTTATTAGTTGTTAGAAACAGCTTTATTAAAAGCTTTATTAATGGTTTATAAGTTGGACCTATTTTTGGGTGCTTGGTTACAAAAATGTCTCATCGTACAAGCCGTGACGCCGTCTTTTTCTGACTTCTGCAGCGAGTATTAACCATCaattaaacaaagacaaactttCCTGCTTCAGCTtcatgaatgtttaaaaaaaactgtgcacCATGAAACTCAAACATCTACGTGAAGCAACTTTaagaaaattcatttttgaGTGGAGGTgaactttaattaaaataaaaaaattgcgtCTTTCAGCTTTGGAGTCGTCCTGTGGGAAGTTGCAAGCGGCAGAAAGCCTTTTGATGGTACGTACCTGCAGAACAACAACGCCAAACACCAAACACTCACAATGGCAATGCTAACATGAGGATGCTAAGCTAATGTTATGTTCACCATGATCACCATCTTAAGGGGCCGTTCATATGTCGGGAAAAAATGTGACAAGGAATAACCAATTACAGTTGTCGATAGCATATATAGCATGCTAACAAAGCCCTAACTTGGCTTGTTAGCAAGTTGGGTTGATTGGAATGtctttagttctgcaggtatttggtcattaaccaaatgacacattaaaatgttgacGTGATGGTGGCGCTTGATGAAAAGTCAAAGGATCACCAGAGTTATTACAGTTTCATCttcaggggaacatgaatgtgtgtccCAAATATGACGACAAACCATTACATTTAACTTAAAAcctgtaaatatgaagctcaTGGTGACGCcatatattttctcacttttcttCCAGGTTGGTCAAACAAGGACATCTATGAGAAAGTGTGCAACGATAAAGCTCAAGAGGAGGTCCCAGAAGACTGTCCTGAAGGACTGGGACTTCTGATCAACGCCTGTCGGGCCTATGACGGCTTCCAGAGACCTTCTGCTGGAGGTAACTCACAATCACTgacatcaccacacacacagctttaagTTCATTGAGATGATGTATCTGCTTACAAACGAGTGAACGAAGTTACTACATGGAacttttatctggtcctgaacaagtctcagtttagtcctgatcctctatagacctccatcagtaaacgagaccatcagagagaagatcgtctgtttctatatagttcTATATAATGAtctaaaaagcatttttcatttaacctCATCTTTACGTCAACACTTTCCCCCTCCATGCTTCTATCACATGTGATCATCATAATTAACTATAATATggaccaaaacacacacaactgttaataattcataactcaaaagaaacatttacattatttttaataatgtggCAAATTGTGAATAATATACTGTGTAACTAACACGAaacaataatactaatactagtactactgtCTTTCTCTTCTGCAGTGCTGGTGGATAAACTGCAAAGCGTGGTGGATCAGCTAGAGAAGTCGTAAACCTTATtcatccctcttcctcttcgtcAGCAGCACTCAGGGCTTCTGGTCACGGACGTCCTCAGGAGAACAAATACCGTTGTTGAGTCATTAAACTGGCCTGTGACTTATTTATAATCCACACATAAAAAGTTTACACAAAGAGC
This is a stretch of genomic DNA from Anoplopoma fimbria isolate UVic2021 breed Golden Eagle Sablefish chromosome 19, Afim_UVic_2022, whole genome shotgun sequence. It encodes these proteins:
- the LOC129108431 gene encoding mixed lineage kinase domain-like protein; the protein is MDFIDPILSIASEIYSLVEKVKANKKRSERVCGRVKALDTLVRSIKKRERGQTSADVETALKELSFTLKSAQELVTKYTVETWVKRLLKAGSHEDEFNSVNERLNDAFQVLSGALQVEQSNVLRQVFELNEDEADRREDDADLQKQLLEFLEKQQEETNAMQREMEFIKINVEKLVANLNKPSITDEDIRMIKPNELNYEYPKEPFMKTQTSEVYKGEYRRFPVAIKRYTEPMNTSPSEVRKVFNKEVETMRRFESPNILRMFGICVQDEDGPNPQFLIIMEYCEKGSLRQVLDSEGSSLSWPTKARMCRDAARGLYRLHHTEEKSKVHGCINSNKFLVAEGNTVKLGGFELAKTETSLRKPTKDKEIRSLCYSSPEMLHDINHVYSTACEIYSFGVVLWEVASGRKPFDGWSNKDIYEKVCNDKAQEEVPEDCPEGLGLLINACRAYDGFQRPSAGVLVDKLQSVVDQLEKS